The DNA region CCAGTGCGCGGCGATCTGGCCACGGGTGGCGAACCAGACGCCGCCCTTGGCCTGCGCGTAATCGAGGAAGCGGATCAGGCCGGCGATCTTGCCGGGCCGCCCGATCAGTCGGCAGTGCAGGCCGATGGAAAACATCTTTGCCCGCCCCGCCGCACCTTCGGCATGGAGCACGTCGAGGCTGTCCTTGAGGTAGGTGAAGAACTGCTCGCCCTCGATGTAGCCCGGCGCGGTGGCGAAGCGCATGTCATTGGCTTCGAGCGTGTAGGGAATCACCAGCTGGTCTCGGTCGCCCGCTTCCATCCAGTACGGCAGGTCGTCGTCATAGGTGTCGGAGATCCAGTCGAACTGGCCGGTCTCGGCCGTGAGCCGCACGGTGTTCATGGAGCAGCGGCCGGTGTACCAGCCTTTCGGCGGGGCGCCCACGACTTCGGTGTGAAGCCGGATCGCCTCGGCGATCTGGGCACGCTCGACGTCTTCGGGCATGTCGCGGTGATCGACCCATTTCAGGCCGTGGCTTGCTATCTCCCATCCGGCCGCCTTCATCGCCGCCACCTGTTCGGGCGCCCGGGCGAGGGCTGTGGCGACGCCGTAGATGGTGACGGGCAGGTCACGCCCGGTGAACAGGCGGTGCAGGCGCCAGAATCCGGCGCGGGCGCCGTAATCGTAGATCGATTCCATGTTCCAGTGCCGCATGCCCGGCCAGGGCGCTGCGCCGGCGATGTCCGACAGGAACGCCTCGGACTGGGCGTCACCGTGCAGGAGGTTGTTCTCTCCGCCCTCTTCGTAATTCAGCACCAGGCTGACGGCCACCCTGGCGCCGCCGGGCCAGGCCGCATCGGGCGGGTTGGGGCCGTAGCCACGGAAATCGCGGGGGTAGCGGTTCATGGGCTTCTCCGTCGTCCTGCCCTTCCTTCTAGGTCCGCGATCTGGCAGGGTTTATCAAGAAATTCCGGAAGCACCTTCCGCAGTGGCCCCCGGTCGCGAAAAGGTGCAGTCCGGGGCAGGATTGCAGCTTGTTTGGCCGGTTCGAAGGGGACTCGATATGGCAGATGGACGATTGACCACGCATGTGCTGGATACGGCACTTGGCCGGCCGGCGGCGGGGTTGAAGATCACCCTGTACCGGCTGGGGGCCGGCGCGCCGGTGAAGCTGGCCGAGGCGGTGACGAACACGGACGGCCGCACCAATGTGCCGATGCTGGCCGGGCCGGCCGTGCAGCCGGGGGTTTATGAGCTGGTGTTCCGGGCGGGCGACTATCTGCGCGAGACCGGGCAGATCGAGCCGGGCGTGGGCTTTCTGGACGAAGTGCCGATCCGGTTCGGCGTGCGTGAGACAGGGCAGCACTATCATGTGCCGCTGCTTCTGTCGCCCTTTGCCTATTCGACCTATCGCGGCAGTTGAGACGGGGCCGGCGTCATGCGCTGCGTCGGGCGAGCCAGTCCGTCCAGGCGCCGCGCGAGCCGTGGAAGGCGTTGATGTCCACTTTGCCACCGATGCCGGGCACAAGCCCGGTGCCGGTGTATTGCCAGAAGGTCCAGTGGTGGCCGTCGTAGGTTTCGGCCGGATGGGCGGCGGTGGAGCGCAGCCAGAAGTCGCCTGCGCCGCGCACATTCCACATCTGGTTGTCGTTCCAGAACTCGACCGGGACATAGAGGATGGGGGCCTGGCCATAGTGGCGACCGACGATCGCCAGGAAGGTCTCGGCCTCGGCGCGCACCTGTTCGGCGGGGGGGCGGATGGTGCAGGTGGGCGAGAACGGGGTCCACTCCATGTCGAGCACGGGGGGCAGGGCGCCCGGCGTGCGCGGCACGTTGCGGATGAACCAGCGCGCCTGTTCGTTGGCAGGACGGCAGTGGTAGAAGAAGTGATAGGCCCCGCGCGGCACGCCTGCGCGGCCGGCGCCCTGCCAATGGCTGTCGAACAGGTCGTCCACGCGGTCGCCGCCCTCTGTCGCCTTGATGAACGCAAAGCTCACGCCGCTGTCGCGCGCCGTGGACCAGTCGATCTGGCCCTGGAACTTTGACACGTCGATGCCGTGGACGGGGTGGCCGTCAGGGCCGCGACCTTCCCATGACACCGGGTCGGCGTCGCCGAAATCGGGCCGGTTGACCACGGGGTTGCCGTGCAGGCCCGAGGTGCTGGCACGGGTGCGACCCCGACCGCCGCAGGCGGCGAGGGCGGCGAAGCCCGAGAGGGCAAGGAAATGACGGCGCTGCATGAGGGGATTCCAGGATTTGCCCCACTATGCCAAGGCGAGGGCTGTCTTGACCATCCCCCTGCACGCGAAGCTGCGCGGCGATTGGCCTAGTCGAGGCGCCCTGTCACCTTGGCCAGCCACCAGCGCGTGCCGACGAGAAGAAAGCGCCAGTCCGACAGGAACTCTGGCGGCTTGCCTTCGATTGCGTGGCCGATGAATTGCAGCGCCCAGCCAAGCAGGAACAGGCCCGCCGCCAGAGGCCAGAGGCCGGTGACGAAGGGCGAGAGCAGCGCCAGCAGCAGCGAGAGCACGATCATCGGGATGCCGAAGCTGTGCGTCAGCTGGTTCCAGCGGTTCTGGTGGCTTTGCGAATACTGTCGGATCCAGTCTTCCCAGGACCGTCCTGCAAACATCGGATTCTCCCCCCTCGCCCGGCTCCCGACAGGCCAAGTCTAGGGGCAGCGGCGACGATGCGGCAACGCAGAATGGTGCACGCCCTGGGTGCGGGACGCGGCGTCACTTGGCGGGGCGGCGCTCAGGCCGCGGCGTCCAGCTCGTCCCAGCAGGCGAGTGCGTGGGCGGCATACATGAGCGAGGGGCCGCCGCCCATCTGCACCGCCATGGCGAGCACGGCGCCCAGTTCCTCGCGCGTGGCGCCGGCCTTGCGCAGCGCCTCGACATGGAAGTTCACGCAAGGATCGCAATGTTGCGCGATGGCGATGCCGAGGGCCACATATTCGATTTCCTTGGGGCCGAGCGGCTGGCCGTCCTTGGCGGCCTTGGACAGGTCGGCGAAGGCGGCGGCGGTCTGGGGGATGAGCTTGTTCATCACCCTCAGCTCGCTGCGCATGGATGTGATCTTGTCGCGGTAGGTCATGGTCGGCTCCTGTTCGGGATGCGTCCCCATGCCATGCGAAGGCGGGCGCCGGCCTTGACCCATGTCAATTGCATTCAAGGGATGGAATGTAACGCCGCGTCAGAGGAAGCGCGCGGGGGACAGCGCGGCCACCGTGGCGGCGGGCAGTTCGCTGGGGCGGCCGGCGACAAGGTCGGCGGCAAGCCGGCTGGCGGCGGGGCTGGACTGGAAGCCGTAGCCGCCCTGGCCGCCGATCCAGACGAAGGAGGGGTCGCGCGGGTCGCGCCCGATCACCAGCGAGCGGTCGGGCGAGAAGGTGCGAAGGCCCGCCCAGTTGGAGATCATCCGCGTGACGGGTTCGGTCACGATTTCCTCATAGCGGGCCAGGCCTTCGGCCAGGACCATGTCGTCGGCCCAGGCGTCGTGCGGGTCCATCGGGTCTTCCTCTGCGGGCGAGACGATGAGTGCGCCAGCGTCGGGCTTGGCGTACCAGGTTTCGCCGACGCCGTGCATCATGGGCCAGCGGCTGACATCGTGGCCGCCGGGGGCGGGGATGCGCGCCATCGACCGGCGCATGGGCTGGAAGCCCAGGGGACCAACGCCGGCCATGCGGGCGATGACGTCCACCCAGGCGCCGGCGGCATTCACCAGCGTGCCGGCGGTGAAGCTGCCGGCTGCGGTATCCACGCGCCAACCGGCGCCGTCGCGGGCGATGGCGCTGACGCGGGCCGAGGTGAGGATGCGGGCGCCGCGGGCGCGTGCCTCGCGCGCGAAGCCCTGCAGGAGGAGGTCTGTGTCGATGTCCCAGCCGTGATCGGCATGGGCGGCATGGGCGAGGACATCCATGTTCAGCACCGGCACCATGGCAAGCGCGCGGTCCAGCGGGATCTCGGCCAGTTCCATCGCCTCGGCATCGTGGCGGAACGCCTCGGTCTCGCCGTGCTTGGCCAGGAACAGAAGGCCGCGCGGGGACAGGAGACCCTCGCCCGCACGGAAGAAATCGCCGGAGGCCATGGACAGTTCGACCACCGGTTTGGCGCCGTAGTTCGGCTCGTACATCGCGGCCGACCGGCCCGAGGCGTGGTGGGCGAGGTGATCCTCGGCCTCGACCAGGAGGACCGAGCCCAGTTCCGACAGCCGTGCTGCTGCCGAGACGCCGGCAATGCCGCCGCCCACGATGAGGAAATCCGCGTCCAACCCTGCCTCCAAGCCAGAAGGGCAGGACCGGCCTGCCTCAT from Neotabrizicola shimadae includes:
- the puuE gene encoding allantoinase PuuE, yielding MNRYPRDFRGYGPNPPDAAWPGGARVAVSLVLNYEEGGENNLLHGDAQSEAFLSDIAGAAPWPGMRHWNMESIYDYGARAGFWRLHRLFTGRDLPVTIYGVATALARAPEQVAAMKAAGWEIASHGLKWVDHRDMPEDVERAQIAEAIRLHTEVVGAPPKGWYTGRCSMNTVRLTAETGQFDWISDTYDDDLPYWMEAGDRDQLVIPYTLEANDMRFATAPGYIEGEQFFTYLKDSLDVLHAEGAAGRAKMFSIGLHCRLIGRPGKIAGLIRFLDYAQAKGGVWFATRGQIAAHWKAHHPHRRIERPSQMTQARFVERFGGIFEHSPWIAERAHALGLGPVHDSAGGLHNALARMFRSATPEERLAVLKAHPDLAGKLAAAKRLTPESTREQASAALDALTDDERAAFQRLNAEYVSRHGFPFIIAVRDNTKDSILAAFHTRIANDSATEFATACAQVERIAELRLKDILP
- the uraH gene encoding hydroxyisourate hydrolase; translation: MADGRLTTHVLDTALGRPAAGLKITLYRLGAGAPVKLAEAVTNTDGRTNVPMLAGPAVQPGVYELVFRAGDYLRETGQIEPGVGFLDEVPIRFGVRETGQHYHVPLLLSPFAYSTYRGS
- a CDS encoding glycoside hydrolase family 25 protein — encoded protein: MQRRHFLALSGFAALAACGGRGRTRASTSGLHGNPVVNRPDFGDADPVSWEGRGPDGHPVHGIDVSKFQGQIDWSTARDSGVSFAFIKATEGGDRVDDLFDSHWQGAGRAGVPRGAYHFFYHCRPANEQARWFIRNVPRTPGALPPVLDMEWTPFSPTCTIRPPAEQVRAEAETFLAIVGRHYGQAPILYVPVEFWNDNQMWNVRGAGDFWLRSTAAHPAETYDGHHWTFWQYTGTGLVPGIGGKVDINAFHGSRGAWTDWLARRSA
- a CDS encoding Mpo1-like protein, with product MFAGRSWEDWIRQYSQSHQNRWNQLTHSFGIPMIVLSLLLALLSPFVTGLWPLAAGLFLLGWALQFIGHAIEGKPPEFLSDWRFLLVGTRWWLAKVTGRLD
- a CDS encoding carboxymuconolactone decarboxylase family protein, which encodes MTYRDKITSMRSELRVMNKLIPQTAAAFADLSKAAKDGQPLGPKEIEYVALGIAIAQHCDPCVNFHVEALRKAGATREELGAVLAMAVQMGGGPSLMYAAHALACWDELDAAA
- a CDS encoding NAD(P)/FAD-dependent oxidoreductase, with translation MDADFLIVGGGIAGVSAAARLSELGSVLLVEAEDHLAHHASGRSAAMYEPNYGAKPVVELSMASGDFFRAGEGLLSPRGLLFLAKHGETEAFRHDAEAMELAEIPLDRALAMVPVLNMDVLAHAAHADHGWDIDTDLLLQGFAREARARGARILTSARVSAIARDGAGWRVDTAAGSFTAGTLVNAAGAWVDVIARMAGVGPLGFQPMRRSMARIPAPGGHDVSRWPMMHGVGETWYAKPDAGALIVSPAEEDPMDPHDAWADDMVLAEGLARYEEIVTEPVTRMISNWAGLRTFSPDRSLVIGRDPRDPSFVWIGGQGGYGFQSSPAASRLAADLVAGRPSELPAATVAALSPARFL